A genomic stretch from Bradyrhizobium sp. 195 includes:
- a CDS encoding EAL domain-containing response regulator, with product MNDGMVELVGRRPVTFGRRKVTPRACVADSKRHLRAFLSEVLEDLGFVTSECASADELQTVLVTDLPDLILLGVATDGIEPGRFLEILVREAFAGKVLAVGARESIIVRAVQQVGEEYGLTMLPPLTTPFAAETLRERVAMLLPEEPAPSPAVHVGEALHAGWLELWYQPKIDARTLVRSGAEALVRMRHPTWGVVPPAYFIPEPHDPHLRDLSEFVIGRAMQDWHYLLEQQSPVDLSINLPASYLKEPQAVRDLCRSMPTHPAFGGLTVEIDSDEAIRDLDHLTEVAREVGLHNIGLSIDNLGANWPALMGLDKIPFVKLKADRQFVTGSGNDRLKRTVCRDIVELAQSYGARSVAQGVESRSDLVAANELGFDLVQGFLFGKPMPLKKFARSALTRTVMGQA from the coding sequence ATGAACGATGGGATGGTTGAGCTCGTCGGACGAAGGCCTGTGACCTTCGGACGACGAAAGGTAACGCCGCGCGCCTGCGTGGCCGATAGCAAGCGGCATCTGCGCGCCTTTCTCAGCGAGGTGCTGGAGGATCTCGGCTTCGTCACCAGCGAATGCGCCAGCGCGGACGAACTGCAGACCGTGCTCGTCACCGATCTGCCCGACCTGATCCTGCTCGGCGTCGCCACTGACGGCATCGAGCCGGGGAGATTCCTCGAAATATTGGTGCGGGAGGCTTTTGCCGGCAAGGTTCTGGCCGTCGGCGCCCGTGAGTCGATCATCGTCAGGGCCGTGCAGCAGGTCGGCGAGGAATATGGTCTTACCATGCTGCCGCCGCTGACCACGCCCTTTGCCGCGGAAACGCTGCGCGAGCGCGTCGCCATGCTGCTGCCGGAGGAGCCGGCGCCGAGCCCGGCCGTGCATGTCGGCGAGGCCCTGCATGCCGGCTGGCTCGAGCTCTGGTACCAGCCCAAGATCGACGCGCGCACGCTGGTCCGCAGCGGCGCCGAGGCGCTGGTGCGGATGCGGCATCCGACCTGGGGCGTGGTGCCGCCGGCCTATTTCATTCCGGAGCCGCACGATCCGCATTTGCGCGATCTGTCGGAGTTCGTGATCGGGCGCGCCATGCAGGACTGGCACTATCTTCTGGAGCAACAAAGCCCGGTTGACCTGTCGATCAATCTTCCCGCGTCTTATCTCAAGGAGCCGCAGGCGGTGCGCGATCTCTGCCGCAGCATGCCGACGCATCCGGCCTTCGGCGGGCTGACGGTCGAGATCGACAGCGACGAGGCGATCCGCGATCTCGATCACCTGACCGAGGTCGCGCGCGAGGTCGGCCTGCACAATATCGGCCTCTCGATCGACAATCTCGGCGCCAACTGGCCGGCGCTGATGGGCCTGGACAAGATTCCCTTCGTCAAGCTGAAGGCCGACCGGCAGTTCGTCACCGGCAGCGGCAACGATCGGCTGAAGCGCACGGTGTGCCGCGACATCGTCGAGCTCGCGCAGAGCTATGGCGCGCGCAGCGTCGCCCAGGGCGTCGAGAGCCGCTCCGACCTCGTTGCGGCCAACGAGCTCGGCTTCGACCTCGTGCAGGGCTTTCTGTTCGGCAAGCCGATGCCGCTGAAGAAATTTGCAAGGAGCGCGCTGACGCGGACGGTGATGGGGCAGGCGTGA